One Trichomycterus rosablanca isolate fTriRos1 chromosome 23, fTriRos1.hap1, whole genome shotgun sequence genomic window carries:
- the myd88 gene encoding myeloid differentiation primary response protein MyD88, with product MSSSVDYEKIPAVALNFSVRKRLALYLNPTNTVAADWTDIAEKMDFSYLEIKNLEKRENPTHKLLEEWQTRPGASVGKLLLLLEQAERKDIISDLTSLIDEDCKKYLERQKDLPLQVPEVDSGHQDRSITVHDGAMPEMFDAFICYCQSDFQFVTEMIRQLEQTVYNLKLCVFDRDVLPGTCVWTITSELIERRCKRMVVIISDDYLDSDACDFQTKFALSLCPGARTKRLIPVIYKPMKRQFPSILRFLTVCDYTRPCTQSWFWIRLAKALSQS from the exons aTGTCGAGCAGTGTGGATTATGAGAAGATTCCTGCTGTAGCTCTGAACTTCAGTGTGAGGAAGAGACTCGCTCTCTATCTCAACCCCACCAACACTGTGGCTGCAGACTGGACCGACATCGCCGAGAAGATGGACTTCAGCTACCTGGAGATCAAAAACCTGGAGAAGAGAGAGAACCCCACTCACAAACTGTTGGAGGAATGGCAGACCAGACCAGGAGCCAGTGTGGGGAAGCTTCTCCTCCTCCTGGAACAAGCTGAGAGGAAAGATATCATCTCTGATCTCACATCACTCATCG ATGAGGACTGCAAAAAGTATTTGGAGAGGCAAAAGGATCTTCCGCTTCAGGTTCCGGAGGTGGACAGCGGGCACCAGGATCGGAGCATTACTGTACACGATG GTGCGATGCCGGAGATGTTCGATGCCTTCATCTGCTACTGCCAGAGCGATTTCCAGTTCGTGACGGAGATGATCAGGCAGCTGGAGCAGACCGTGTACAACCTGAAGCTCTGCGTGTTCGACCGTGACGTCCTGCCCGGTACCTGCGTGTGGACCATCACCAGCGAGCTCATCGAGAGGAG GTGTAAGAGGATGGTCGTTATCATATCAGACGATTACCTGGACAGCGACGCCTGCGACTTTCAGACCAAATTCGCCCTCAGTCTCTGCCCAG GCGCTCGTACCAAACGTCTAATCCCGGTGATCTACAAGCCCATGAAGAGGCAGTTTCCCAGCATCCTGCGCTTCCTGACCGTGTGCGATTACACCCGACCCTGCACTCAGTCCTGGTTCTGGATTCGACTGGCCAAGGCCCTGTCCCAGTCCTAA